In Holophagales bacterium, one DNA window encodes the following:
- a CDS encoding DUF1738 domain-containing protein, with the protein MSKVYEVITGQIVEQLERGVVPWARPWKVDGLAPSNLVSRRPYRGINVFLLGFRAAPTPWWLTFRQAKALGGAVRAGERSTPVIFWRWIDRRGREVEGEDAGAHDGGRRGDRIPVLRYYSVFNLDQTEGIDPAKVPCTEACAIAEVPTAEAIVASFPDPPTIEHRAQPRAFYRPATDSVTMPPRAAFDRTQGYYSTLFHELTHATGHVKRLARPSFDKNHAAPFGSEPYAREELVAELGAAFLCGEAGIAPDIPNSAAYIDHWRQHLSRHSRLVITAAQQAQRAADYILGRASRGPEEVAASEEAVATDEAAA; encoded by the coding sequence ATGTCCAAGGTGTACGAGGTGATCACCGGCCAGATCGTGGAGCAGTTGGAGCGGGGCGTGGTCCCGTGGGCGCGGCCGTGGAAGGTGGATGGGCTGGCGCCGTCGAACCTGGTTTCGCGGCGGCCATACCGCGGGATCAACGTCTTCCTGCTCGGCTTCCGCGCGGCGCCGACTCCCTGGTGGCTGACGTTTCGGCAGGCGAAGGCTCTCGGCGGAGCGGTTCGTGCCGGCGAGAGGTCGACCCCGGTGATCTTCTGGCGCTGGATCGACCGGCGGGGACGCGAGGTCGAAGGGGAAGATGCCGGCGCCCACGATGGCGGGCGGCGCGGTGACCGCATCCCGGTCCTGCGGTACTACTCGGTCTTCAATCTCGACCAGACCGAGGGAATCGACCCGGCGAAGGTGCCGTGCACCGAGGCCTGCGCGATCGCGGAGGTGCCGACTGCCGAGGCGATCGTCGCTAGCTTCCCGGATCCGCCGACCATCGAGCATCGCGCGCAGCCGCGCGCTTTCTACCGTCCAGCGACCGACAGCGTGACGATGCCCCCACGCGCCGCCTTCGACCGCACCCAGGGCTACTACTCGACGCTCTTCCACGAGCTGACCCACGCGACCGGCCACGTCAAGCGGCTCGCCAGACCGAGCTTCGACAAGAACCACGCGGCGCCGTTCGGGTCGGAGCCGTACGCACGCGAGGAGCTCGTCGCCGAGCTCGGCGCCGCGTTCCTCTGCGGCGAGGCGGGGATCGCACCCGACATCCCGAACTCCGCGGCCTACATCGACCACTGGCGGCAGCACCTCTCGCGCCATTCGCGGCTGGTGATCACCGCCGCGCAGCAGGCCCAGCGCGCAGCGGACTACATCCTCGGACGCGCTTCGCGAGGGCCCGAGGAGGTGGCCGCTTCTGAAGAAGCGGTCGCGACCGACGAAGCCGCCGCTTGA
- the ssb gene encoding single-stranded DNA-binding protein has translation MLNKVQLIGHVGQDPEVRATPQGTKVADLRLATTRYWRDDEGNRQEETEWHRVVFWGKTAENVASVLAKGRLVYVEGRIQTRSWEDESGKHFRTEVVAETWQALTRAPGTSEAAA, from the coding sequence ATGCTGAACAAAGTGCAGCTCATCGGTCACGTCGGACAGGACCCCGAGGTCCGCGCGACGCCGCAGGGGACGAAGGTCGCGGACCTTCGCCTGGCGACGACTCGCTACTGGCGCGACGACGAAGGCAACCGCCAGGAGGAGACGGAGTGGCATCGCGTCGTCTTCTGGGGGAAGACCGCCGAGAACGTGGCCTCGGTCCTGGCGAAGGGCCGGCTCGTCTACGTCGAGGGCCGGATCCAGACGCGCTCCTGGGAAGACGAGAGCGGCAAGCACTTCCGCACCGAAGTAGTCGCGGAGACCTGGCAGGCCCTCACTCGGGCGCCGGGGACCAGCGAAGCCGCCGCGTAG
- the mobC gene encoding plasmid mobilization relaxosome protein MobC produces MSRRGRPRKDPARARVVKNGAHFTPAEDGQLRERARVLGITVAELLREASLGRPLPRRHQPDPIASDQWVELGRLAANLNQLQRAINRGQAEGVPAGIVEELRRLLHEVRQALVGRAGAA; encoded by the coding sequence ATGAGTCGCCGGGGTCGCCCGCGCAAGGACCCGGCGCGTGCCCGCGTCGTCAAGAACGGCGCGCACTTTACTCCCGCCGAGGACGGCCAACTGCGCGAGCGGGCCCGCGTCCTCGGCATCACCGTCGCCGAGTTGCTGCGCGAGGCTTCCCTCGGCCGCCCGCTACCGCGACGGCACCAACCCGACCCGATCGCCTCCGACCAGTGGGTCGAGCTTGGCCGGCTCGCCGCCAACCTGAACCAGCTCCAGCGGGCCATCAACCGCGGCCAGGCCGAAGGCGTTCCGGCCGGTATCGTCGAGGAGCTTCGTCGACTGCTCCACGAGGTCCGCCAAGCGCTCGTCGGCCGGGCGGGGGCCGCGTGA
- a CDS encoding relaxase/mobilization nuclease domain-containing protein, with protein MIQSIHKGKGFRGVLNYVFGRAKSPELVGGNMYGTDPRALAQEFGEWRELRPGLTRAVFHSSLSLPHGPGGREELTDAQWRDVVERYLEHLGYGRSPFVVVRHRDTDHDHVHIVAARIGADGRAVSDSHDYRRGEEVLRQLEREYGLTQVKSAHEVEKSALRAGEVRHLERTGEVSVRLRLQDLLDRAAADRPTMSTFLERLRAAGVEAVPRVATTGHVSGISYGLDGVSFRGSALGRPYSWRGLQERLGVDYRPDRDLAAVRVAAGASLESSRSSSPWSPSSLEALQKELRALPTNGRRSVVARAASELSRRHGGALASAADAAHLAHALRSPRAAARLAVRHAPGLSVVAPVLDLASAARSPLGLLLYGARLATSAGRLALPALARSDGPTPLSRSVTAAYVRAAATGGPSMSRFLDRLEAAGVRPLPLVGRSGEVRAIAYRLGNEVIPGQDLGPAFTWTGVQQRLGVSYEPTRDLPRLRAIRERPSAERGGATEPDGPGRPGRAPGRAHGDEPEARSARASEPGPPAHRPRDTVERAPGSADVGRGVGTGSRTPDARPDHAGPARLGAGAAPARGAAARGEALPLPSANGGVRAARGPEVALGGSATDERLAAAALRESLRRTGTPELSTYHRHPAYAPNLERADTAWATAALRRGVEPHVVLREVAERGARATASKEATLAHGTRVVARALATVQPGRAVEKTVSLTVQALATAVKAPIAVVKALLIIRTIARELSQERGR; from the coding sequence GTGATCCAGAGCATTCACAAGGGGAAGGGATTTCGAGGAGTCCTGAACTACGTCTTCGGCCGCGCGAAGTCGCCGGAGCTCGTCGGCGGCAACATGTACGGCACCGATCCCCGAGCGCTCGCGCAGGAGTTCGGGGAGTGGCGCGAGCTGCGACCCGGTCTGACGCGCGCGGTCTTCCACTCGTCGCTCTCACTGCCTCACGGCCCCGGTGGGCGCGAGGAGCTCACCGACGCGCAGTGGCGCGACGTCGTGGAGCGGTACCTCGAGCACCTCGGCTATGGGCGCTCGCCCTTCGTCGTCGTTCGGCACCGCGACACCGACCACGATCACGTCCACATCGTCGCGGCGCGCATCGGCGCCGACGGACGGGCCGTCTCCGACTCGCACGACTATCGCCGCGGCGAGGAAGTCCTCCGCCAGCTCGAGCGCGAGTACGGCCTGACCCAGGTCAAGTCCGCGCACGAGGTCGAAAAGTCCGCCCTGCGAGCCGGGGAGGTCCGGCACCTCGAGCGCACCGGCGAGGTGAGCGTGCGTCTTCGGCTCCAGGACCTTCTCGATCGCGCCGCCGCCGACCGGCCGACGATGAGCACCTTCCTCGAGCGACTCCGCGCGGCCGGCGTCGAAGCGGTGCCGCGCGTCGCCACCACCGGGCACGTCTCGGGGATCTCCTACGGATTGGACGGCGTCTCCTTCCGCGGCTCGGCGCTCGGCCGTCCCTACTCCTGGCGGGGCCTCCAGGAGCGTCTCGGGGTCGACTACCGCCCCGATCGCGATCTCGCCGCCGTCCGCGTGGCTGCCGGCGCGAGTTTGGAGTCGTCACGGTCCTCGTCACCCTGGTCGCCGTCAAGCCTCGAGGCACTGCAGAAGGAGCTTCGAGCGCTTCCCACGAACGGTCGGCGCAGTGTGGTCGCGCGGGCGGCCTCGGAGCTCAGCCGTCGTCACGGGGGGGCACTCGCCAGCGCGGCCGACGCCGCTCACCTCGCGCACGCTCTCCGCTCGCCGCGAGCGGCGGCGCGACTCGCGGTCCGTCACGCCCCGGGGCTCTCCGTCGTGGCGCCGGTTCTCGATCTCGCGAGCGCCGCTCGGTCGCCGCTCGGCTTGCTCCTCTACGGGGCACGGCTCGCGACCTCGGCCGGTCGGTTGGCGCTGCCTGCTCTGGCGCGCTCCGACGGCCCGACACCTCTCTCGCGGAGCGTCACCGCCGCCTACGTGAGGGCGGCAGCGACCGGAGGCCCGTCGATGAGTCGGTTCCTCGACCGTCTCGAGGCGGCCGGCGTGCGACCGCTCCCGCTCGTCGGGCGCAGCGGCGAGGTGCGAGCCATCGCCTACCGGCTCGGCAACGAGGTGATCCCGGGCCAGGACCTCGGACCGGCGTTCACCTGGACGGGAGTCCAGCAGCGCCTGGGAGTCAGCTATGAGCCGACGAGAGACCTTCCTCGCCTCCGCGCGATCCGCGAACGACCAAGTGCTGAGCGCGGCGGCGCCACCGAGCCCGACGGGCCAGGGCGACCTGGCCGCGCTCCTGGCCGCGCTCACGGAGACGAACCGGAGGCTCGAAGCGCTCGAGCGAGCGAGCCGGGTCCTCCCGCCCACCGCCCACGAGACACGGTCGAGCGCGCGCCGGGCTCGGCTGACGTCGGTCGCGGTGTGGGCACTGGGAGCCGCACTCCTGACGCTCGTCCTGATCACGCTGGTCCGGCCCGACTGGGCGCTGGGGCCGCGCCAGCGCGCGGAGCTGCTGCTCGGGGAGAGGCTCTACCTCTACCTTCAGCGAATGGAGGAGTCCGAGCGGCTCGCGGTCCTGAAGTCGCTCTGGGAGGAAGCGCCACCGACGAGCGACTAGCCGCCGCCGCTCTCCGCGAATCGTTGCGAAGGACCGGGACGCCCGAGCTCTCGACCTATCACCGCCACCCGGCCTACGCGCCGAATCTCGAGCGAGCCGACACCGCCTGGGCGACGGCGGCGCTCCGGCGCGGAGTCGAGCCTCACGTGGTGCTGCGCGAGGTGGCGGAGCGCGGCGCGAGAGCGACGGCCTCGAAGGAGGCGACGCTCGCCCACGGCACGCGAGTCGTGGCACGCGCCCTCGCCACGGTTCAGCCTGGCCGGGCGGTCGAGAAGACTGTCTCGCTCACCGTCCAGGCGCTCGCGACCGCCGTCAAGGCGCCGATCGCCGTGGTCAAGGCGCTCTTGATCATCCGCACGATCGCGCGGGAGCTGTCGCAGGAGCGGGGTCGATGA
- the traF gene encoding conjugative transfer signal peptidase TraF → MSRWRTRAPLVAVALFMLVYAVPQFAGLRLNLSTSMPRGLYRSVDGRVTTGAWVAVCLPSEIARFGLERGYLGAGSCADGVEPVLKAVVATAGDLVEVMRAGVAVNGDLLPHSVPLERDRGGRPLAAFPGLAQRLRPGELWLHSPFEDRSWDSRYFGPVPLECVKAVVVPVMTIQ, encoded by the coding sequence ATGAGCCGGTGGCGGACGCGTGCTCCACTCGTCGCCGTTGCCCTCTTCATGCTCGTCTACGCGGTGCCGCAGTTCGCCGGACTCCGGCTGAACCTTTCGACGAGTATGCCGCGCGGGCTCTACCGCTCGGTCGACGGCAGGGTCACGACCGGTGCCTGGGTGGCGGTCTGCCTGCCGAGCGAGATCGCGAGGTTCGGCCTCGAGCGCGGCTATCTCGGGGCCGGCTCGTGTGCGGACGGAGTCGAGCCAGTGCTCAAGGCCGTGGTCGCGACCGCCGGTGATCTCGTCGAGGTGATGCGGGCGGGAGTCGCCGTCAATGGCGACCTTCTTCCGCACAGCGTTCCTCTCGAACGAGACCGAGGTGGCCGCCCACTCGCCGCCTTTCCTGGCTTGGCTCAGAGGCTTCGGCCGGGGGAGCTCTGGCTCCACTCACCGTTCGAGGACCGCAGCTGGGACAGTCGCTACTTCGGTCCAGTGCCGCTCGAGTGCGTGAAGGCCGTCGTCGTGCCGGTGATGACGATTCAATGA
- a CDS encoding type IV secretory system conjugative DNA transfer family protein, translated as MSGQPGYRLTARAELTPKGVIARGIGAVVAIGVLTTWGLTQHAAQRLGFHSALGQPWLPALTGREEILNLVAWGLWGAALLLLVPRRTRLLTPIVAALGAGAFAWSLGPIYTPFHFLVWARRLNATPAAREFWRADFRILGLATGIAALVSAVVVAIVLRRLRPQSDLHGSARWATEREAREAGLFAEQGLILGQWPGRGGRVLRHDGPEHVFVFAPTRSGKGVSLVVPNLLTWPHSVLVHDMKGENWVLSAGWRSRELGSLCLKFDPTCSDGSGARYNPLLEIRMGDQEVRDAQNVADILVDPNGDRIRDHWDRTAHSLLVGLILHVLYAEKEKTLAGCAHFLARPDRPIDLSLEAMLGTEHAPPGHPGWRDPVTGEWLRTHPTIAAAARALMDKSPNERSGVLSTALSFLDLYRDPILAQNTAVSDFALEDLVDHDRPVSLYLTVPPSDLSRTRPLVRLLLNQACRRLTERMDFSEGRGRGAGKHPLLLMLDEFPALGKLQFFQESLAYLAGYGIRAMLITQDLSQHQGVYGRQESITANCHVRIAFAANKPETAELLSQMAGDTTVRHKQVSYRGGGLVPDRSITQQEIRRRLLTPDEAMRLDADHEVVFVAGRQPIYAEKLRYFDDARFSERATIMAPGASDYVASLAKAWTTRQCPSEVVADTECIEGELRDLGRDLGAEHHRGLDRG; from the coding sequence ATGAGCGGCCAGCCTGGCTATCGTCTGACGGCGCGAGCCGAGCTGACGCCGAAGGGCGTCATCGCGCGCGGGATCGGCGCCGTCGTCGCGATCGGCGTGCTGACGACCTGGGGACTCACGCAGCACGCGGCGCAGCGGCTCGGTTTCCACTCCGCGCTCGGCCAGCCCTGGCTCCCGGCATTGACTGGCCGCGAGGAGATCCTGAATCTCGTGGCCTGGGGGCTCTGGGGCGCCGCCCTTCTGCTGCTCGTCCCGAGACGGACCCGCCTGTTGACGCCAATCGTCGCGGCCCTCGGCGCCGGCGCCTTCGCCTGGTCGCTGGGCCCGATCTACACGCCGTTTCACTTCCTGGTGTGGGCGCGGCGCTTGAACGCCACACCCGCGGCGCGGGAGTTCTGGCGGGCCGACTTTCGGATTCTCGGACTTGCGACGGGCATCGCCGCGTTGGTGTCTGCCGTGGTCGTCGCGATCGTTCTTCGGCGGCTCCGGCCGCAGTCCGACCTCCACGGCTCGGCGCGTTGGGCGACGGAGCGGGAAGCGCGCGAGGCGGGCCTGTTCGCCGAGCAGGGCCTGATTCTCGGTCAGTGGCCGGGGCGTGGCGGCCGCGTCCTCCGCCACGACGGCCCGGAACACGTCTTCGTCTTCGCCCCGACGCGGAGCGGCAAGGGCGTCTCGCTCGTCGTGCCGAATCTCCTCACCTGGCCGCACTCGGTGCTCGTCCACGATATGAAGGGGGAGAACTGGGTGCTCTCGGCCGGCTGGCGGAGCCGCGAGCTCGGCAGCCTCTGCCTCAAGTTCGATCCCACCTGCTCGGACGGCTCGGGCGCGCGCTACAACCCGCTCCTCGAGATCCGGATGGGCGATCAGGAGGTTCGCGACGCGCAGAACGTCGCGGACATCCTCGTCGACCCGAACGGCGACCGGATCCGCGACCACTGGGACCGCACGGCGCACTCGCTCCTGGTGGGGCTCATCCTGCACGTGCTCTACGCCGAGAAGGAGAAGACCCTCGCCGGCTGCGCACACTTCCTGGCGCGACCCGACCGGCCGATCGACCTGAGCCTCGAGGCGATGCTCGGCACCGAGCACGCGCCGCCGGGGCATCCCGGCTGGCGCGACCCGGTGACGGGCGAGTGGCTCCGCACGCACCCCACGATCGCCGCCGCGGCGCGCGCCCTCATGGACAAGTCGCCCAACGAACGGTCGGGGGTCCTCTCGACCGCGCTCAGCTTCCTCGATCTTTACCGAGACCCGATCCTGGCGCAGAACACGGCGGTCTCGGACTTCGCGCTCGAGGACCTCGTCGACCACGACCGGCCGGTGAGCCTCTACCTCACAGTCCCACCTTCGGACCTGAGTCGAACGCGCCCTCTGGTCCGGCTGCTCCTCAACCAGGCGTGCCGGCGGCTGACGGAGCGGATGGACTTTTCGGAGGGCCGGGGCAGGGGAGCGGGCAAGCACCCGCTCCTCCTCATGCTCGACGAGTTCCCGGCCCTCGGCAAGCTCCAGTTCTTCCAGGAGTCCCTGGCCTACCTCGCCGGCTACGGCATCCGGGCGATGCTCATTACGCAGGACCTGTCGCAACACCAGGGCGTCTACGGCAGGCAGGAGTCGATCACCGCCAACTGCCACGTCCGGATTGCCTTCGCCGCCAACAAGCCCGAGACCGCCGAGCTCCTCTCCCAGATGGCGGGCGACACGACGGTCCGGCATAAGCAGGTCTCCTACCGCGGAGGCGGTTTGGTCCCCGACCGCAGCATCACCCAGCAGGAGATCCGGCGCCGGCTGCTCACCCCCGACGAGGCGATGCGCCTGGACGCCGATCACGAGGTTGTCTTCGTGGCGGGGCGGCAGCCAATCTACGCGGAGAAGCTGCGGTACTTTGACGACGCCCGCTTCTCCGAGAGAGCTACGATTATGGCCCCGGGAGCCTCGGACTACGTGGCGTCGCTGGCCAAGGCATGGACAACGCGCCAATGTCCCTCAGAGGTGGTCGCGGACACCGAGTGCATCGAAGGTGAACTACGGGACCTCGGGAGGGATCTCGGGGCTGAGCACCATCGGGGACTGGACCGCGGGTAG
- a CDS encoding DUF4062 domain-containing protein, translating to MRIFLSGTDDVFDVLTYLCDQLEDQGHTPLWFHRPDFPHLSANAMDNCLEVVKTANRFALVLHRRYGLPHVSGVSITEAEYNVAFDLGLPCLVFVRSSTWYESDTYHRAKKPGINLADEVLAQILHADVALLQFIDRLQHQRRSGRPEVPWITAFDHAKTVGECLQKKWAT from the coding sequence ATGAGGATCTTTCTCTCAGGTACTGATGACGTCTTTGACGTGCTGACCTATCTGTGTGATCAGCTAGAGGACCAAGGCCACACGCCTCTCTGGTTCCATCGACCAGACTTTCCGCATCTCAGCGCCAACGCGATGGACAACTGCCTCGAGGTCGTCAAGACGGCCAATCGATTCGCTCTTGTGCTGCACCGGCGCTACGGTCTCCCGCACGTGTCCGGTGTGTCCATCACGGAAGCGGAGTACAACGTCGCTTTCGACCTTGGACTTCCTTGCCTTGTCTTCGTCAGGAGCAGCACTTGGTACGAATCTGACACCTATCACAGGGCCAAGAAGCCGGGCATCAACCTCGCCGACGAGGTCTTAGCGCAGATCCTGCACGCCGACGTGGCGCTGCTACAGTTCATTGACCGCCTGCAACATCAGAGGAGGTCGGGGAGGCCCGAGGTTCCTTGGATCACGGCCTTCGATCACGCCAAGACGGTCGGCGAGTGCCTTCAAAAAAAGTGGGCGACTTAG
- the trbB gene encoding P-type conjugative transfer ATPase TrbB, translating into MRHGAHDEQRQRWTEGLIRELGETIVRALGDEDVVEVLLNPDGRIWLDSRTEGMYDSGARFLPQEAEAILASIAGMLGTQIDSEHPIIEAELPLDGSRIEGMVPPLVARPCFAIRKRATRVFPLSHYIESGSMTVEQAELLRSAIAERRNILVSGGTGSGKTTLVNAILDEMVRLGEPSERFILLEDTVELQCTAENHTALRTTRHVDLATLVKATMRLNPDRIIIGEVRGREALDLLKAWNTGHPGGCTTVHANNAVAALSRLDQLAQEAGVPSQRALIADTVGLVVHIEGGSRGRRVSELVRVAGLAGDGSFQLEPPAARPTEEE; encoded by the coding sequence ATGCGGCACGGGGCACACGACGAGCAGCGGCAGCGGTGGACTGAAGGGCTGATCCGGGAGCTGGGGGAGACCATCGTCCGCGCCCTCGGCGACGAGGACGTGGTCGAGGTGCTCCTCAACCCGGACGGGCGGATCTGGCTCGACTCGCGCACGGAGGGGATGTACGACTCCGGCGCTCGGTTCCTGCCGCAGGAGGCGGAGGCGATCCTCGCCTCGATCGCCGGGATGCTCGGGACCCAGATCGACTCCGAGCATCCGATCATCGAGGCCGAGCTGCCGCTCGACGGGAGCCGGATCGAGGGCATGGTGCCGCCGCTCGTCGCGCGCCCGTGCTTCGCGATCCGCAAGCGGGCGACGCGGGTCTTCCCGCTCTCGCACTACATCGAATCGGGCTCGATGACCGTGGAGCAGGCCGAGCTCCTGCGCTCGGCCATCGCCGAGCGGCGGAACATCCTCGTCTCTGGAGGCACCGGCTCCGGCAAGACGACGCTCGTCAACGCGATCCTCGACGAGATGGTGCGCCTCGGCGAGCCGAGCGAGCGCTTCATCCTGCTCGAGGACACGGTCGAGCTCCAGTGCACCGCCGAGAACCACACCGCGCTCCGCACGACGCGCCACGTCGACCTCGCGACGCTCGTCAAGGCGACGATGCGCCTCAATCCCGACCGGATCATCATCGGTGAGGTTCGCGGGCGCGAGGCGCTCGACCTTCTCAAGGCCTGGAACACCGGCCACCCGGGCGGCTGCACCACGGTGCACGCCAACAACGCGGTCGCGGCGCTCTCCCGCCTCGACCAGCTCGCGCAGGAGGCCGGTGTGCCCTCTCAGCGCGCCCTGATCGCCGACACTGTCGGCCTCGTCGTCCACATCGAGGGAGGGAGCCGCGGGCGCCGCGTCTCCGAGCTCGTTCGCGTCGCCGGCCTCGCCGGCGACGGCAGCTTCCAACTCGAGCCGCCCGCGGCTCGGCCTACCGAGGAGGAGTGA
- a CDS encoding TrbC/VirB2 family protein — protein MNQWREKATKLGALAALWALGSPAAFATTGGTSMPWDEPLIRIQENLTGPVASAIIIIAVALAGVMWALSDHGTGMRRVSQVIFGAGVALGAVSFVTALGFSGAVL, from the coding sequence ATGAACCAGTGGAGGGAGAAGGCAACGAAGTTGGGGGCGCTCGCCGCGCTCTGGGCGCTCGGGTCGCCGGCGGCTTTCGCCACGACCGGCGGCACGTCGATGCCCTGGGACGAGCCGTTGATCCGCATCCAGGAGAACCTCACCGGTCCGGTCGCGAGCGCGATCATCATCATCGCCGTCGCCCTGGCCGGCGTGATGTGGGCTCTCTCCGATCACGGCACCGGCATGCGCCGCGTGTCGCAGGTCATCTTCGGCGCCGGCGTCGCCCTCGGTGCCGTCAGCTTCGTCACCGCGCTCGGGTTTTCCGGAGCCGTTCTTTGA
- a CDS encoding VirB3 family type IV secretion system protein produces MSTVKRRSLRTVPLHSSLTRPILLGGAERDLVIIEVSLIAALLFGVGFRFASLALALLLGTVGHRILVWIGRQDPQATRVFARHRLYQPFYPAVAALGAPLARVPAFRGDTR; encoded by the coding sequence TTGAGCACCGTGAAGCGGCGGTCGCTCCGTACGGTGCCGCTCCACAGCTCGCTGACCCGGCCGATCCTGCTGGGCGGCGCCGAGCGGGATCTCGTGATCATCGAGGTGAGCCTGATCGCGGCGCTGCTCTTCGGTGTCGGCTTCCGCTTCGCGAGCCTCGCCCTCGCTCTGCTGCTCGGCACGGTGGGCCATCGCATCCTGGTCTGGATCGGTCGCCAGGACCCGCAGGCCACCCGAGTCTTCGCCCGGCACCGCCTCTATCAGCCGTTCTACCCGGCGGTTGCGGCGCTCGGGGCGCCGCTCGCGCGCGTGCCGGCCTTCCGGGGCGACACCCGATGA
- the trbJ gene encoding P-type conjugative transfer protein TrbJ, which yields MRRLKHTVLAGVLLCLVSGVVAPRPAKAQWLVYDAVNWVENATQVIQQVYEIYQRYQQLVNDYQRYATMVKNLDRFDEMSFRNLVGLAAAVNEVIQYGESLGHTLYDIDAQFAETFPGYEPILEDDWLEVFEHRNRRTLDTLRYSLDALKQISEDAIPSQDILAGLAADAQGADGNLKALQAANEFLHQQASQLGKISQQLSLQANVQAVYWAYQVDREAADRATASQWIANGVGDVPPYDGSRGARGVPADWPWACFGCARAAVRGSR from the coding sequence ATGCGCCGGCTGAAGCACACGGTCCTCGCGGGAGTCCTGCTCTGTCTCGTCTCGGGCGTCGTCGCCCCTCGCCCGGCTAAGGCGCAGTGGCTGGTCTACGACGCCGTCAACTGGGTGGAGAACGCGACGCAGGTGATCCAGCAGGTCTACGAGATCTACCAGCGGTACCAGCAGCTCGTGAACGACTACCAGCGCTACGCGACGATGGTGAAGAATCTCGACCGCTTCGACGAGATGTCGTTCCGCAACCTGGTCGGCCTCGCGGCGGCGGTCAACGAGGTGATCCAATACGGCGAGTCGCTCGGTCACACGCTCTACGACATCGACGCTCAGTTCGCGGAGACCTTCCCGGGCTACGAGCCGATTCTGGAGGACGACTGGCTCGAGGTCTTCGAGCACCGGAATCGTCGGACCCTCGACACCCTCCGCTATTCGCTGGACGCGCTCAAGCAGATCTCCGAAGACGCGATCCCCTCGCAGGACATCCTGGCCGGCCTCGCCGCCGACGCTCAGGGCGCCGACGGCAACCTCAAAGCGCTCCAGGCCGCGAACGAGTTCCTCCATCAGCAGGCGAGCCAGCTCGGGAAGATCAGCCAGCAGCTCTCGCTCCAGGCCAACGTCCAGGCGGTCTACTGGGCCTACCAGGTGGACCGCGAGGCGGCCGATCGCGCTACCGCCAGCCAGTGGATCGCTAACGGCGTCGGCGACGTGCCGCCGTACGACGGCAGCCGTGGCGCCCGGGGCGTTCCCGCCGACTGGCCGTGGGCCTGCTTCGGCTGCGCTCGCGCGGCCGTCCGGGGGTCGCGATGA
- the trbL gene encoding P-type conjugative transfer protein TrbL, with protein MPVLGILDGIVQTFELATQTWFTTLFPIAQNLFFALMVIQIAWVGIWSTIGRREGGEQVLVHILRQVFVLSILYTILVFSPIWVPTVIGSFEQAGAAAGGIDGINPSSVFSDGFLLALGLLDGLNNWGLLNPITGPMILFTCLTLILCYAWMAGVLLVYLVESYIVLGGGVVLLGFGGSRFTAGLADGYLVYVFRVGVKLFVSYLVLGVAGSLAAQWAGMLNSVALDNPGPLFEVLGGAVVLALVTTKVPLFASQMLGAGSGFSLRSLFVEGS; from the coding sequence ATGCCAGTCCTGGGAATCCTGGACGGGATCGTCCAGACGTTCGAGCTCGCGACGCAGACCTGGTTCACGACGCTCTTTCCGATCGCGCAGAACCTCTTCTTCGCGCTGATGGTGATCCAGATCGCCTGGGTCGGCATCTGGTCGACGATCGGGCGACGCGAAGGCGGGGAGCAGGTGCTCGTTCACATCCTGCGTCAGGTCTTCGTCCTCTCGATCCTCTACACCATCCTCGTCTTCTCGCCGATCTGGGTCCCGACGGTGATCGGCTCGTTCGAGCAGGCCGGCGCCGCGGCCGGCGGCATCGACGGGATCAACCCGTCTTCGGTCTTCTCCGACGGTTTCTTGCTGGCTCTCGGGCTGCTCGACGGCCTCAACAACTGGGGTCTGCTCAACCCGATCACCGGGCCGATGATCCTGTTCACGTGCCTCACGCTCATCCTCTGCTACGCCTGGATGGCCGGCGTGCTCCTGGTCTACCTCGTCGAGAGCTACATCGTGCTCGGCGGTGGCGTGGTGCTCCTCGGCTTCGGCGGCTCGCGCTTCACCGCCGGTCTCGCCGACGGCTACCTGGTCTACGTCTTCCGGGTCGGCGTCAAGCTCTTCGTCTCCTACCTCGTTCTCGGCGTCGCCGGGTCGCTGGCCGCCCAGTGGGCGGGGATGCTCAACAGTGTCGCGCTCGACAACCCGGGGCCGCTCTTCGAGGTGCTCGGCGGCGCCGTCGTGCTGGCGCTCGTCACCACCAAGGTGCCGCTCTTCGCCAGCCAGATGCTGGGCGCCGGGTCGGGCTTCAGCCTGCGCTCGCTGTTCGTGGAGGGTTCATGA